GAGCCTGACGTCGAGTCGGGCTTCCAGCTCCGCGAGCAGCTTCGAGGCGGCGGGCTGGCTGATCGCCAGGCTGGCGGCGGCGCGATGCAGGTTGCGATGCTCGTCGAGGGCGGCGAGCAACTGCAGGTGGCGACACTTCAGTCGCACGTCGAGAAACCAGTCCGGCGTCAGGCGACCGTCATGGGCAGGAGGCGTCATGGGCATGATAACCAGATGAATATGAGTAGAGCGCCAAGCCAGTATCAGCGGTTACCAAAAGCGGTGTCCAGAGAGAACCCCATCACCACCCGGCGCTTGCGGGCCCACCCCGATTTCCCCTCGATGCTGCGATTACCGGGAGAGACCTACCGGAGCCATACCCGGTGGCATTTCTCGACCCGCTGAGTCGGCCGCCCGCCAGACCGGCCCGGCGCACCGCGTCCGTTGGCCACACTTTAGTCGCAGCGTTGTCGCCCCCGTCGTCCTGTCCGTGTCCCCGTAGCGCCCCCTTCATTCAGGTTGATAACCATATGGATATCACTTTATGCGCCGAATGCTATTGGAGAGTTATGGTTGTCACGGCGTAGGGTGACCATTACCGCGGCAGTTGAAGGGCTGCCCGCGGGGTGCATAACAACAATCGAGATCACCACAGGAGTACGCGATGAGACCCCTTTCACTGATCGCCACCGTTACCCTGGGCGCCGGCCTGGCCCTGTCTGCCCCCACCATCGCCCTGGCCCAGGAGGAGGTGACCCTGGGCTTCATCGTCAAGAAGCCCGAGCAGGCCTGGTTCATCAACGAGCAGAAGGCCGCCACCGCCCTCGGCGAGAAGCAGGGCTTCGAGGTGGTGCGCCTGGCCGGCGAGGATGGCCAGCAAGTGCTGAGCGCCATCGACAACCTCCATTCCCAGGGGGCCCAGGGCTTCGTGATCTGCCCGCCGGACGTGCGCCTCGGCCCGGCGATCATGAACCGCGCCGAGCAGTACGGCATGAAGGTGGTCACCGTCGATGACCGCTTCGTCGGCCCCGACGGCGAGCCCATGGAGGGGGTCCCCCACCTGGGCATGTCCGGCTACAAGATCGGCCAGCAGGTGGGCGAGGCCCTCGCCGCCGAGATGGACGCGCGCGGCTGGAATCCCGAGGAGGTCGCCGCGCTGCGCATCACCAACTACGAGTTGCCCACCGCCAAGGAGCGCACCGACGGCGCCACCGATGCCCTGCTCGAGGCCGGCTTCCCCGAGGGCAATATCTTCGATGCCCCCCAGCAGAACAGCGATACCGCCAGTGCCTTCTCGGCGGCCTCGCCGGTGTTCGCCAAGCGCGGCGACTATGAGCACTGGGTGATCTATGCCCTCAACGAGGAGAGCGTGCTGGGGGGCGTGCGTGCCAGCGAGCAGTATGGCCTG
The Halomonas sp. M4R1S46 DNA segment above includes these coding regions:
- a CDS encoding arabinose ABC transporter substrate-binding protein, with translation MRPLSLIATVTLGAGLALSAPTIALAQEEVTLGFIVKKPEQAWFINEQKAATALGEKQGFEVVRLAGEDGQQVLSAIDNLHSQGAQGFVICPPDVRLGPAIMNRAEQYGMKVVTVDDRFVGPDGEPMEGVPHLGMSGYKIGQQVGEALAAEMDARGWNPEEVAALRITNYELPTAKERTDGATDALLEAGFPEGNIFDAPQQNSDTASAFSAASPVFAKRGDYEHWVIYALNEESVLGGVRASEQYGLGAEDVIGVGINGSGAAFAEFSRENPTGFHGTVAVSSTMHGRQTAENLYAWVTEGDEPPGNTVTTGTLMTRDNWQAVRDELGL